The Triticum urartu cultivar G1812 chromosome 5, Tu2.1, whole genome shotgun sequence genome contains the following window.
ctatgatctaggagtcctagaagcggttgggttacccacgcccgtattgatgagaatcccggaataagggggcacgatctctgcttggacaagacgtgccaaggaaaccgcctcgcatgacgcgccgAGGTGGGATAATTAAGCGactcgaataaaggcttggccgtggtacgtcgcaccacggaatacgtcaacggattagatttgtgtaaatattattctctctatggcaatatgtggaaaacttATCTTGCAGAAccagacactatctttgtgtttaaaatcttctatgaagtacttggaggaggaacccgccttgcaatgtcgaagacaatttgcgtgccggactcgtcgtcattgaagcctggttcaggggctactgagggagtcctggattagggggtgttcggatagccgaactataccttcagccggactcctggactatgaagatacaagattgaagactctgtcccgtgtccggaagggactttccttggcatggaaggcaagcttggcgatacggatgttcagatctcctaccattgtaaccgacactatgtaaccctaaccctctccagtgtctatataaaccggagggttttagtccgtaggacaacatacacatcgacaatcataccataggctagcttctagggtttagcctctgatctcgtggtagatctactcttgtactacccatatcatcaatattaatcaagcaggacgtagggttttacctccatcgagagggcccgaacctgggtaaaacttcgtgtcccttgcctcctgttaccatccggcctagacgcacagttcgggaccccctacccgagatccgccggttttgacaccgacagtgggcgAACAATTACTAGTAGGAACCAACCAGCTAAGTTCCCTGTAGTATTCCAAAGAATGAATTATATTTGGCTCAACATGTCACTCTCATTGCAAAATTGATATTTTGGCCTTAAATAGTGTTGCAGCGATCCAAGAAGGTATGCTATATTTCTTGCAATGAGTACAACATGTATTATATTGAATTCTAATACCGTAAAATAAACATGTTGTCCATTCACATGCATGTATAAATATTTTCTATTTCCTTGATGTGATGATATACATAGTTTTTAACTAAATATGAAGAAGAAGGGCAATCTAATGATTGCGGGTTAAAATTCACCAAAAGTAAACAAATCCAGCATGCACATTTTCAAGATCAATATTTACATTGCAATGCCGCTTGCGAATACTCAGCCAATGACAAGGAGTGGGTGAGCAGTTACTGGTAGGAACTAGCCAGCCAGGATCCTATTGTATTCCAAAGAATGGATAAATTTGGTACTAATTGTGTAGAATTACCTTTTTAGAATGTTAGTATTGAGGTTTAGCTCCGCGTATCACTATCATTTTAATACTAGATGCATTTGGCTCCCCATGTAGTTCACCTTCAACACTACTTCTAGTTGTACTACTCTCTCAATCTAAATGGATATGTTATATTTCTTGCACCAAATACAACACATATCATTTTGTACTATTTCATGTAGAGAATCTTTTGTGTGGCAATATATGATTTTTTTGCTAATGTGATGAGATAAATATTATTTGATTAGCTAAATATGAAAAGAAGATTAACCTATAATTTTTGGGTTAAGATTTACCAAAAATAAAAAATTCCAACAAGCACAATTTTGAGATCAAGATTTACCCCGCAATGCCCCTTGCGAATACTTAGTCAATGGCGGGCGAGCGGGGGAGAAGTTACCTAGTGGGAATTGGCCAGCCCAAATGCCTCCAATATTCCAAAGAATGAAATATATTTGGCATTGATTATATACAATTACTCTAAATATTACCATCGTTTGGCTTACCGTATTACTAGCATTGCAGCGTTGAATACAACTGACTCCCAAAATACTCCGACCTTTGACATTGCTTCTGGTTGTAGTACTCCCTCGATCTAAGTGCTCTATTTCTTGCAATCAATAGAACACGTATTCCGTATAACATACTCTATTCATGCAAAAATATACTTGTttttcatatacaacatgtatCCTATTGCATTATTTCATGTAGAGAATTTTTGGTGGAGCTCTATGAATTATTTTCCTAATGTGAAGACATATATTTTATTTAATTAGCTAAACATTAAGGAGAAGGACCACCTAATAATTGTTGGTTAAAATTCACCAAAAAATATAACATATTTGAGATTATGATTTACATGCTAATGCTGCTTGTGAATACCTAGCAACGATGGAGGGAGCGGGCAAATGGTTACCTGGTAAGAACCAGCCAGCCTGGATCCCTCAAGTGTTCCAAGGAATAAATTATATTTGGTATTGATTATATAGAATTACTCACTTTTTGTCGATATTGCCATAGGTTGGCTTATCGTATCCCCAAAATATTTCGGAATTCAACACCATTATTACTTGTAGTACTCTAGAGATCTAAAAAGATATGCTAACTCGCAATCAAAATAATGCATATCGATATATTGTACACTACTAATGTTAAAATATATGCATTGTCCATATGCATGTATGTTCGAATATTTCCTATTTACTACATGAAatatcgtggatgtcgcctagagggggatGAATAGAcactttaaaataattacggtttaggatTGAACAAATACGGAATAAAACTAGCatttaatttgtcaagcacaaaacctaaatcGACTAGGCTCatctatgtgcaccaacaacttgtGCTAAGCAAGAAAAACAACTAAGTGAAAGCAAGATATATATCATGTCATACTATGGCTATTACagagtaaagtgcataagtaaagggctcgggtatgagataaccgaggcacgcggagacgatgatgtatcccgaagttcacacccttgcggatgctaatctctgCTTGGAGCGGTGTGGAAGCACAATGCTCCCCAacaagccactagggccaccataatctcctcacgccctcgcacaatgcaagatgccgtgattctaCTAAGGGACACTTGAGGGCAGTCATCGAACCCATACAAAGGGCAACCCTTGGGGCAGTCActgaacccgtacactttggcaacccttgagggcggtcaccggaacccgtacaagttgctcggggcgatctccacaacctaattggagatcTCGACGCTTGTCCCGGAGCTttgcaccacaatgattgagctccacGACACcgccaaccgtctagggcgccaaggcaccctagaggaacaagctctagggaaTCGCACCCAAAAGTAACAAGCTACTCAACTTCACTTCCACATATCatcgtggagaactcaaaccgatgcaccaaatgcaatggcaagggcacacggagtgcccaagtccttctctcccaaatcccaccacAACAACTAATGCTATGAAgaaaaatgagaggaagaacgatgaagagaacacaaagaactccaagatccagatccaaggggttcccctcacatagaggagaaagtgattggtggaaatgtggatctagatctcctcacCTTTTCCCTCGagaactagcaagaatcattggagggattgagagataGCAAGCTTGAAGAAGTTCAACAATGGGAGGGGGACATGAGCTCAAAGGATGGGGACCATTGGGGAAGAACACCCCCTTTTATAGGAACCCCAgcatccaaccgttatgtgcacATGCCGTGCacaagtggtactaccgctcctaggagcggtactaccgctaaaGAACAAGTAGTACAGTGAAACGACAGTTCTAAGCGGCgacagggcggtagtaccgcacagaGCGGTAGTACTGCGCCCTACTACCGCCCTAGTAGCGCGAGAGTAGAAAAGACTACAGCAGCCAAAAAATAACCGGTAGTGGCAGTGGCACTGGACTAACGGTACTACTGcatgggcggtactaccgccctctACTACCGTGCTACTGCCGCCCATTTGCAGGAGCACAAAAACAAGCGAAAGAGAGTGCGGCAGCTCATAGCGGAAGTACCGTacgagcggtactaccatggagaggagcggtactaccgctagggagCTGAAAACTGCCAAAGGAAACAATAAAGCTTGAACTACCATAAATTCCGCAAATAAGCTctgaattgagcaaactcaatcTTGTTGGATAGATGACGACAAGTACCATCCAACAACAACCTACGAGGAAGTAAGAACTAGCCAGCCTGGATACCTCCAGTGTTCCAAAGAACAAATTATATTCAGTATTGATTATATAGAATTACTCCCTTTTTGTCGATATTGTCATAGGCTGGCTCATCATATCCCTAAAAAATTCCAGCATTCAACACCGTTTTCGCTTGCAGTGCTCCGAAGATTGAAAAAGCTATGCTAACATTGCTTCCAATCAATAACACACGTATCTGATATATTGTATAATAATATTGTGAAATATACACGGTgtccattgatacgtctccaatgtatttataattttttattgtttcatacTATTATATTATAATTTTTGGATGCTTTATAtacattttatattattttatatcatttttgggactaacctattaacctagtctCCATTGTCAGTttctattttttgcttgtttttgggttttcagaaaatcaataccaaacggagtccaaacgcgatgaaactttacagtgattttttatggaccagaggGGACTCTAGAAGGTTCGAGAGGAGGCCAAAAGAGCTACGGGTGAGCCACGAGCTCACAGGGCGTGCCCCTGAGCTCATGGGCCCGTCTCGCACCCCTTGATCtaattccacctctataaattctcaaatattcccaaaccaacATAGAGCTACCCGAAACACTTTTTTCGCCGCCACAATCTTCTGTTCTTCCCcaatcccatctggaggcctttttcggtactctatcggagggggaatcgatcacggagggctttctacatcatccttgctgccttacaatgatgcgtgagtagttcaccacagacctacgggtccatatctagtagctagacggcttcttctctctctttgatcttcaataccatgtgctcctcgatcttcttgaagttctatccgatgtaatcttcttttatggtgtgtttgttgggatcccatgaattgtgggtttatgatcagattattcattaaaagtaattgagtcttttttgaactttattatgcatgacTATTACTTTGTATTTTTCTTCGATCTATCcatttagtttggccaactagactgatttttcttgcaatgggagaggtgctttgtgatgggttcaatcttatggtgctcaatcccagtgacagaaagggacatgccatgtatttgtattgttgcctttaaggataaaaagatgaggtttattcatattgcttgggtttactttgtctacatcatgtcatcttgcttaaggcgttactctattttcattaacttaataccctagatgcatgctagatagcggtcgatgggtgcagtaatagtagtagatgcatgcaggagtcggtctacttgtctcggactgatgcctatatatatgacCATTGTCGTGAATACGTCATAACTCTGCATTTTTCTATCAATTTTTCaagagtaatttgttcacccactttATGTTATGTGTTCGAGAGTGAAGTCTCTACTGAAAACTATGGCCCTGGGTCCACCTTTATTATAttataaaatccaaaaataccttgctgcaatttatttatttttattttactttgcaatttaTTCATCTTCCTATAcaagatttgatccttgcaagtAACGAGTTCAAGGAGACTGACAAATCCTCTTGCctgtgttgggtgcaagtatttgttttagtgtgtgcaggtgctgttgaCGAGGCTTTGCGTGATTCTCCAATTGGTTCGATAAACCTTGGTTctcattgagggaaatacttatctctattgtACTGCATCTTCCTTTTTCTTCGGGGaaaatcccaacgcagctcacaagtagcatcCATATGCACGTATACGCGAATGTTGTCTATTTACTACATACATGCCATAATATACTAATACTTTAGAGACAATTATCAATATCAATTTTCTCACTGTCAATGCATCATTGGTCCATATGAAAAGCAAAGTACACCATATCTTGTGGAGCTATATGAATTATTTTTATGATGTGATGACATAATATTATTTAATCAAGTAAACATTATGAAGAAAGACCACCTAATGATCGTGGGTTATAATCCACCAAAACTAAACAACACACGTTCAAGACCAAGATATACATGACAATGCCGCTTGCGAATACTTAGCAACGAAGGAGGGAGCGGGGCAACGGTTAGCTGGTAAGAACCGGCCAGCCTGGATCcctccattgttccaaagaatAAATTATATTTGGTATTGATTATATAGAATTACTCCCTTTTTGTCGATATTGCCGTAGGTTGGCTCATCGTATCCCCAAAATATTCCGGCATTCAGCACCATTTCTGCTTGCAGTACTCCGACGATTGAAAAAGCTATGCTAATATTGCTTCCAGTCAATATAACACGTATGCGATATATTGTATTCTAATAATGTGAAATATACGCGTTGTCCATATGCATGTATACGTGAATATTTTCTATTTACCACATTCATGCTATAATATACTAATACTTTAGAGACAATAATCAAGATCAATTTTGTCACTGTCAATGCATCATTGGTCTATATGCAAAGCAAAGCACACCATATCTTTTTGGGCGGGGTGATTTTTCACAATGTTACGGCGCATTAGAAGAAAAAACATGTGCAACAATAATGATCCGGCCAAAAAAATTAAGCACTGTGGGGGTTAGAGCGGGGAGCTTCCATTAGCATCAGAATTAGATGGGGCCCCGTTTGAGGATACACCGGGGTTGGGTTGCTGAAGTGGACTGACTGACTGACTGACCATGGTGAGATGGAAAACAAGCAAACTCAAAGGACTACAATGGAAGTTCTGCCATGGAGGAAGGAATATCTCCGGGGAGAAGTCAATGATCACGAGCCTCCATATTTTCCACACTATTTTTTTTCCACAAACCGAACCTGGCATTATTCAAACCTTCTCATATTATTCAACAACCCTCCCGATTAGTATACACCCACTGTGAGGATGGGAACACATTGCATTTGACCTTCCCTGTGTAAAAGTCAGCAAAGTCATCTAAAAATGGAGTCTGTAAAAATTCCATCTTCTCTTTAAATCTAGGCATAATGAACTTTGGCTGATTATAAATGAATGAAATGGAACAGTTAATTATTTTTTTGACATGAAATGGAAGAATTAATCAGTTGCATTGGAGATGGGAAATAGGGGGAAGATAGATATACGGGAATCGGCATTAAATGCTGTGGGATGGATGGACCTCTGCTTTTAATTCCGTGCAGGTGAGTTGGTGTGTTCCAATTAACTCCCCTCCCCtccctccgcctcctcctccccccgctcgctcctctccccctcccccccttgcTCCGCTGGAAGAAAGAACCATTCTTGATCCAGATTCCGCACGCCCGCGCGCCTCCGCCCCGATCGCTCGCCCGCAGAAACCCTAGGACGGACCCCGCCGCGCCGAATTCGATCGCTTTGATCCCGGGAATTCGCGGCGCGGCGTGGTGGGGGACGGCGAGGGCGGGGGCGAATCGGATGGTGTAGGGGCGGGTTGAGGGGGGAAGCTGCGTTCTtcgctgcggcggcggcggcggccggccggCCATGCATCTCTCGCTGTGGAAGCCGCTGTCGCAGTGCGCGGCGATGCTCATGGACAAGCGCCACCGCCCGCCGCGCCCGCCGGCGGCGGGCGCCGGGGCCGGgtccggcggcgggcggcggctgcaGGAGAGCAAGCTGCGGGAGGCGCTGGAGGAGGCCTCCGAGGACGGGTGCCTCACCAAGTCCCGCGACGCGGCGCTGCTCGACGACGGGGACGGCGGGGAGGACGGGGCCGGCTCCGGCTCCGTCAGCCGGTCGCGGTCGCTGGCGCGCCTCAACGCGCAGCGCGAGTTCCTGCGCGCCACGGCCGTGGCCGCGGAGCGCGCCTTCCTGTCGCCCGGCGCGCTCCCGGCGCTGGCCGACGCGCTCGCCACGTTCCTCTCCATGTACCCCAAGTACGCCTCGTCGGCGGACGTCGACCGCCTCCGCGCCGGCGAGTACCCGCACCTCGACAAGGCCTGCCTCGACTACTGCGGCTTCGGCCTCTTCTCCTACCTCCAGAGCTGCAGCCCCGTCGACTCCTCCGTCTCCTTCACGCTCTCCGAGATCACCGCCAACCTCAGCAACCACGCGCTCTACGGCGCCGCCGAGAAGGGCACCGCGGAGCACGACATCCGGAGCCGCATCATGGACTACCTCAACATCCCGGAGTCGGAGTACTGCCTCGTCTTCACCGTCAGCCGCGGCTCCGCCTTCCGGCTGCTCGCCGAGTGCTACCCCTTCGCCACCAACAAGAAGCTGCTCACCATGTTCGACCACGAGTCCCAGTCCGTCAACTGGATGGCTCAGTCCGCCAGGGACAAGGGGGCCAAGGCCTACACCGCCTGGTTCAAGTGGCCCACCCTCAAGATCTGCTCCACCGAGCTCCGAGACCAGATATCCACCAAGAAGCGCCGACGCAAGAAGGACTCTGCCACTGGCTTATTCGTGTTCCCGGTGCAGTCCAGGGTCACCGGCGCAAAGTACTCATATCAGTGGATGGCATTGGCGCAGCAGAATAACTGGCATGTTCTGCTGGACGCCGGTGCATTGGGGCCTAAGGACATGGACTCGCTTGGCTTGTCGTTGTTCCGGCCGGATTTCatcatcacatcattctatagGGTGTTTGGAGCTGATCCTACGGGTTTTGGCTGCTTGCTCATCAAGAAGTCAGTGATGTCTTGCTTGCAGAGCCCGAATGGCGGGACGGGGGCAGGGATGGTGCGGATTCTGCCGGTCTTCCCACAGTATCTTAGTGATTCGGTCGATGGGTTCGATGGTGTCCAGGATGGCCTTGAGGATGATATGATCATTCCAATCGAGGAGGAGTCGTCAACGATGAACAGTCACCAAGCATCTCAATTACCTGCGTTCTCGGGCGCGTATTCCTCGGCTCAGGTGAGGGAGGTGATTGAGGAGAGCGAATTGGACCAGGACAGCTCAGATAGAGATGGTGCCAGCACGATTTACGAGGAGAATGAGAGTGTGTCCGTTGGGGAGGTGATGAAGAGCCCAGTATTCAGCGAGGATGAAATGTCAGAGGGCTCTTTCTGGGTTGATCTGGGCAATAGTCCACTTGGTTCAGACCATTCAGAACAGGGGAAGTTGGGATCTCCATTGCCTGCATCCTGGTTTTCTGGTAGGAAGAATGCAAAGAAGACATCACCAAAGGTGCCGTCCAAACTGGCAAGGAGCCCTGTTTATGACAACCATGTCGTGTCCTTTGATGCGGCTGTGAGGTCAGTATCTCAAGAGCTAGAGCATGTGAAGGAAATTCCAGAGGAAGATTGTTCATATAATGGCAAGGTCAGTGAAGATTGTTCATATACCGGCAAGGTCAGTGAAGATTGTTCATATACCGGCAAGGTCAGCGAAATTGAAGAATGTCAGGATGGTCATGAAAATAAGAGGTTTGTAAAATTCTCTTGTGACaatggccgcacacaaggaagttCGGCGTCCGTTTTTGGGGGTTATGCTGCAAATGGGAATGGCTCCACTTCGGAGATTTGCTCAGAAAACCAGGTTGAAGCTAAAGACAGTGCCATCAGAAGGGAAACAGAGGGTGAGTTCCGTCTACTGGGAAGGAGGGAGGCACCCAATAGCAGATTCAATGGTGGCAGGCTCTTTGGAGTGGAAGAAGTGGAACGAGTGCCAAGTATGGGGCGCAAGGTATCATTCACCATGGAGGATAGTAGGCTGTGTCGCAATGCTGATGCTGGGGAGACATCTGGATATGCAGtgggagaagaagaagatgatgatgcaTACAGCGACTACGATGATATTCAGGATGGCAGGCGAGAACCTGAAATCATCTGTAAGCACCTTGATCATGTGAACATGCTGGGTCTTAGTAAGACAACGCTAAGGTTGCGATACCTGATCAATTGGTTAGTGACCTCGCTACTGCAGCTTCGGTTGCCTGATTCTGGAGACGGTGATGGGGTTCCCCTTGTCTATATCTATGGCCCGAAGATAAAATATGAACGAGGAGCAGCAGTTGCGTTCAATATAAAGGACTGCAACACCGGAACTTCACTGATCAATCCTGAAACTGTACAGAAGATGGCAGAGAAAGAAGGCCTCAATGTTGGCGTCGGTTTTCTGAGTCATATACGCCTCATGGACAACCAGAAACATGGGGTGGCTGATGTGGGCCTCAGCTCTTCCCTGTGTCGGCCTACGTCAAACGGTCGACATGAGAAGAAAAATAGCAAAAATGCCATTGTTGGGATCGAAGTCGTCACTGCTTCTCTTGGGTTCCTTACAAACTTTGACGATGTCTACAGGTTATGGGCATTTGTTGCAAAATTTCTGGACTCATCGTTTCTTGAACAGGAGAGGCTGTCATCGATCCCCGAGGATGCAGAACGATAGTGTTTAGAGGATTTCCGTTGTGGCTTTTTGCAGCATTTAGAGAATTCAGTTGTGGCTATTGCAGCTACTTTGTTATAAATACAGAAGGAAGGTGGTGGCGACAGTGTAATTGTGATGAGGGTGGAAGAGGAGATGTCAAGGCGCTTTTGCCTATAGCTTTTGTATCCAAAAATGTCTCCCCTTGGCATGAATGGTTTATACTTTGGTGGCGCGGCTGGTATATTTCTTCATTCTTCTTTTCCCCCCTTTACAGGCATGCGACTTTTTTGCTCGTAGATTTTGGTCGAGATTTTCATATGTATCATTCACCTGATTATTTGTTGAGCGTCCGTTCCTTGTACTTGCTTGTAAAAGTGGCTCCATTGGCCATGAAGTACCCTTT
Protein-coding sequences here:
- the LOC125510701 gene encoding uncharacterized protein LOC125510701; the encoded protein is MHLSLWKPLSQCAAMLMDKRHRPPRPPAAGAGAGSGGGRRLQESKLREALEEASEDGCLTKSRDAALLDDGDGGEDGAGSGSVSRSRSLARLNAQREFLRATAVAAERAFLSPGALPALADALATFLSMYPKYASSADVDRLRAGEYPHLDKACLDYCGFGLFSYLQSCSPVDSSVSFTLSEITANLSNHALYGAAEKGTAEHDIRSRIMDYLNIPESEYCLVFTVSRGSAFRLLAECYPFATNKKLLTMFDHESQSVNWMAQSARDKGAKAYTAWFKWPTLKICSTELRDQISTKKRRRKKDSATGLFVFPVQSRVTGAKYSYQWMALAQQNNWHVLLDAGALGPKDMDSLGLSLFRPDFIITSFYRVFGADPTGFGCLLIKKSVMSCLQSPNGGTGAGMVRILPVFPQYLSDSVDGFDGVQDGLEDDMIIPIEEESSTMNSHQASQLPAFSGAYSSAQVREVIEESELDQDSSDRDGASTIYEENESVSVGEVMKSPVFSEDEMSEGSFWVDLGNSPLGSDHSEQGKLGSPLPASWFSGRKNAKKTSPKVPSKLARSPVYDNHVVSFDAAVRSVSQELEHVKEIPEEDCSYNGKVSEDCSYTGKVSEIEECQDGHENKRFVKFSCDNGRTQGSSASVFGGYAANGNGSTSEICSENQVEAKDSAIRRETEGEFRLLGRREAPNSRFNGGRLFGVEEVERVPSMGRKVSFTMEDSRLCRNADAGETSGYAVGEEEDDDAYSDYDDIQDGRREPEIICKHLDHVNMLGLSKTTLRLRYLINWLVTSLLQLRLPDSGDGDGVPLVYIYGPKIKYERGAAVAFNIKDCNTGTSLINPETVQKMAEKEGLNVGVGFLSHIRLMDNQKHGVADVGLSSSLCRPTSNGRHEKKNSKNAIVGIEVVTASLGFLTNFDDVYRLWAFVAKFLDSSFLEQERLSSIPEDAER